From the genome of Monomorium pharaonis isolate MP-MQ-018 chromosome 1, ASM1337386v2, whole genome shotgun sequence:
aACCatataagaaatacaaaatatgaattttactGAACTTAACGTAATCATAGCGTCACGTCACGGTGACGTACATGCACATCGCatatgacaaaaaaaatgaaatattcagACACAAAATAATCGTGACTActacgtataaataataatcttgtatTTGCTCGATGAGCTTTGACATACTTAATAGAACGTTAACTTGAACGCGTAGCTCGCTGCTACTTTCGCTTCGGCAATGCCTAAATGAACTAAATCTGTTTTCTgaacaaaatacaattaaattgtgCGCGCCGTTATCGCACTCGCGTTTTCCGTGcgcgtaaaataaaataattaaaataataaaattttttggtgtCTCGCACCTCTCTACTTTAGGATattgaaatgaaattttattttgcgagataattgttttaaaagcaATTTCGCGTATTTTACGCGAGTTTTACGCGACGTTATCTACTATCGCCTCGTTCTACGCTCGGTCAGACGCTCTAACCTTACGGTAGATTTTTTCGCCTCAGCCCGCTCCGCTACGCTGTCAGCTGCACTCTGGGCTGCGTCCCTTTTATCCGCCTGCCTGCTCGTGGATGGTGTTGGCGATGAGACCTTTCCACCACCTCCTGGAGGCGGTTTCAAGGTTAGGTTGTAACCGGGTATCGATCTACTGGAAGTCGTGACTTCGTGAATACTTGGACTCACGTACCTTTCATTTATTTCAGACACGGTCGCCAGCTTCTTTAACCCTCTAAGAAGCAAGGGGATGCAGTCCGAACCTCTCAATCGCGTTGGGGCTGCTGTTGCTATGCGGGAAGAAGCCGCCGTTGCTGCGCGCGCTGTCCCTGATGCTCACGCCACGATGTTCTGCTCGTTGCCCTGAGCTACGTAGCGTTGCTTGAGATTCACTAatcccttctttttcttctgtttCAGGTGCTGCTGTCGTCGCGGgaaatcgtcgtcgtcgctggATCACCACACGGGAACTTCGCCGAGTAAGTATGTTTTTAGGTTATGTTTACTGGCGGTCGCGTTTTTCACGAGGTGTCTTTATTTCACAGGATTCGGACGCACCGTGGGAACGAGGATGCACGGAAAACAGGTAAGTAACTGCGCCTTAATGTTTACAACACTAACAAAACGGTTTATTTgcagatatgtaaaatattacagaaatcacACACACCCGTCCGCGGCGCTTTTTCACACACGAGTTATCGAAACGCTAGAGCGAAGTTGTTCGCTTCGTATCGCATACGCAGGATGCGTATTATCGATGTCGCCATGCGACGCGTGTGTATATCACTTTAACGTGGTGTGACACGAAACGATCGCGCACGATGTTATCTTAATCGTTGTTAACGCGCGAAGAGCTCGCAATTTAACGTGCAAGGCACGGAACAGTCGCACTCGCGTAACTCAAGCTTTGCTATTTCGAGGTATTGGCTCTCGGTATAGCGCGCGAAAACTCTTAATCGGTGTTCCGCGATGTTTACGCTTCGGTATCCTGCGCGCAAAAGCTCTCGATCGCTCTCGCAGGAGGTTTTTATACCGGCGTGAGGACAATCCCCCCACTCCGGTTACTTCGGCCAATCACGCGTAGCGTCGGTCGGGAACGCGCGGGAACGGCGCATCCGCCCCACTCTCGCATGCGCGTCCAATGGCGGTTCGCGCGCTGGCGCTGTATCGCGGGTATATTGTACTTCCCCCTCTATTTTATTTCGACCAATCAGGTTATTTCGCAGACGTTCGCGCTGGAGCATGGTCGAGATTGCTCCTCTTGCCGTTGGCGCTAGTGTCGATGCCATTTTGGGTATTGCACCTAACGTGCAGCTTGATTGCACTAAGTGCAATCTTTTTGTAACGCCTGATATTTGTTTTAAGACGTTTTCCATGCACTTTCATGCTTCATAAGActgaataaaagaaatacaatgaattttaaagcgaatataataaaatagtaaaatataaggCAAATGCGTGtgctattataaaagaaatatttaaccttagaaaaattatatttattactaggAAATAATAATCCTGCAGCATACTCTGCAGTTCAGacatatttgataataattagaCAAACTAAAGCCTGTTTTCATGAGTACTGCAAATGGAACTCACGATATGTTATATGAACTTAGCTTAATTGAatttaagaaagaataataatacttcTGCAGATGATTCTGCAGTGCAAACTTAAAGTTCTATTTAAGATGAACAAAAGATCTTAACGCCTGACTGGCGATGTTTTCTTTATATCCCACGCTGAGCTTTATATTCGTGACGCGGGTCTAAACAATAGGTAATTAATCTGTTTAATGCGAACAACAAAGGTaagttatttttacgttttctaatttaatcttaaagcTATTTATTTATGGTATTGTAACTTAAGGCTAACGACACTTCCGTTTCCGGGCCAGAGTAAGTTAGACGTGTGTAGTTGCAGGCTGTGAATTGAGTGTAATAAGAGGTGTTAGAAAGAGTAGGAGAGGTAGGATAGGCGGGTGGGAGTGAAAGAGAGCGATAGAGAGTGTGTGGGTGGATAGGTGagtggagaaagagaggaataGAGTGATTTTACGTATTAATTAGGTGTCTCGGGGAATAACAGAGTTAAAGCAGGGAGCAGGTAGAGAGAAGACGTGCGTACGTGAGAGTGGGGGAGCAGGAGCGCCGCATAGTGACAGAGTAGGGAGGTAATATAGAGTTAAGGCGGGTTCAGTAGACGCGACAAAAATGACGGATAGAGCCAGAAGCGACAGTTGCACTTCGGTTGATAGCATGAGAGGTAGCAAGAGAGTAGCTAGATCACCGGCGGGAAAGGATGGAGAGGAATGGGATAGGAAATTAAGAGATTGGAAAGAGGAGATTGTTAGTAGCTTAAAGATAGTTAAATTAGAGATGAAGGAAGAATTGAAGGAGATTATGGAGGAGCAGGGAAGAAAGATGAGAGAGGAGATAAATGcgttgaaaaaagaaattaatgatttCAAGGAAAGAGAATATAgatgggaaagagaaagaaaagagttaGTGGTGGCGCAGGAAAAgttaaagagaaagatagagaaaatagAAGTAGGACTGGATAACGCAGTGGGAAAAAAGgtgagagagatagagaggagGTTAGAGATGAAGGAAAGGGAGGACAGAAGGAAGAATCTATTAATTAAAGGTGTAGAGGTCAAGGAAGGGAATAGGAAAGAGGCGGTGGAGAAGGTGTTCAGGGAGATAGGAGCAGAGGTGACCGTGAAGGGAGTTAGGAGAATAGGGGAGGGGATcaaaaaagggagagagatgATATGGGTGAAGTTAGAGAGTGAAGAACAGAGGAAAGAGGTGGGGAGTAGGAAGAAGACGCTGAAAGGTAGGGAAGAAAGAATTTTGGAAGATTGGACTTGGAAGGAAAGGAAGATGAGAtggaggttagaaaaaatagcaaaaGTAGAAGAGGAAAGGGGAAATAGGGTATGGTTAGGATATGGGAGGATTAGGATAGGGGATTATTGGTGGAAGTGGGATGAAGAAGAGGAAGTCTTGAGGAATGAGAAAGGAGAGTTGAGGATAGAAGAAGGGAGGGAAGGGAATGTAGGAAGATTGTGAAGGGTAAGTCAAGAGAGGAGGATTCGAGAGATGAGAGAGTCTTGAAAATAGCCTTCTGGAACGTGGCAGGGCTGgggaataaagataaagatttttggGATAATTTAAAGGAATGGGatgtaatgtttttatcaGAGACATGGGCGGACACAAGGGGTTGGGAAAAGATAAGACACAGGGTACCAAAGGGTTATGAGTGGGGAGTACAGAAGGCTAGTAGgagaaatagaaaaggaagaaCGATGGGGGGAATGGTGGTAGGAATAAGAAAAGAGCTAAGTGATAGAGGAAGTAAAATAGTTGAATTAGGAGAAGGGTTATTGTCGGTGGGAATTAAGATTGGAAAGGAAAGTTGGAGGATTGTAGGGGTGTATATAAAGGAGGAAGGTAGGGAAGGAGCTATGCAGTTACTGAGACAGATGATGGAATCAAAGGATGGAGAAGCGAGGGTGATTATTGGGGGCGATTTCAACGCGAGAACCGGTAGAGAGGGGGGAGGTTGGGGGGAGGATTCGGATGGTGAAGAGGGGGAAGAGCAGGCTAGGAGAATGTCCAAAGATAGTAAGGTAGataaggaaggaaggaagctAATAGAGCTGATAGGTGAATGTGGATGGGAAATGTTAAATGGAAGGATGGTAGGAGATGAGGAAGGAGAGTATACGTATGTAGGAGCTAGAGGAAGCACTGTGatagattatattttagtagATAGAGAGGCAAAAGATAGAATAGAAAAGATGAGGGTAATAGATAAGGTAGAGTCGGATCATTTTCCAGTAGTGGCAGAGTTGAGGAGTGAGGGGAGAGAGGTAATTGCAAGGAGGAGGGGCAGGGAGATAAGGGGAGTCTGGGATGAAGAGGGAAGGGAAGTGTTTAGGAGAGTTTTGGAAGGGGAGATAGAGGAAGAGGATGAACAGGAGGTAAATGAGGAGTGGGATAGGATAAGGAGTAGAATTAAGGAGGCAATGGGgaagacggagagagagagagggaaaagcAAGAAGGTAGAAAGAGGCTGGTGGGACAAAGAATGTGAAGGAATGAAGAGTCAGGTGAGGAGGGAATTAAGGAGGTGGAGAAAAGGACTAGAGGAtaggaataaatatataaggcTGAAAAGAGAATACAAAGTTCTTTgtgagaggaagaaagaggaggagaacAGGAAGTGAGAGAAAAAAGCAGAAGAGGCCAGGAATGAGAGTGAAGTATGGGAGATAGTAAATAAGGAtaggagaaagaaaaggagggTCAACGAAGGAATAAGAATGGAGGAGTGGAAAGAGTACTTTATGTGTTTGTTAGGTGGAGTAGAGACAAGAGTGGttagaggagaggagagaaaggatAGAGAGGATGGTAGGAGAGAGGAGGAACAGGGCATAAGCAAGGAGGAGGTAAGAAAGGTGGTGAGTAAACTAAAAGTAGGAAAGGCGGGAGGATTAGATGGTATTCCGAATGAAGTATGGAGGTGGGGAGGAAGAAGGTTAGAGGAGTGGATAGGGGGTTTTTTGAATAGGGTATGGAGGGGAGAGGAATGGCCGGAGAATTGGAAAGAAGGTGTAGTAGTACCGATTGTTAAAAAGGGAGAGGGAAAGCAGGTGAAGGAGTATAGGGGAATAACGTTAATGCCCACGCTTTATAAGGTATACGCAAAAATTTTAGCAGAGAGGTTAAATGAGGAGATTGAAGAGAAGGGAATAATCCCAGAAAATCAGGCAGGCTTTAGgaataaaagagaaacaatagataatatttttgtattgaacTACGTAGTAAATAGAAGTGTGGACAAAAAAGGAGGAAAACTAGTAGCATTATTCGTAGATTTGAAGGCAGCATTTGATTCGGTAGATAGAGGGATCTTGATAAAGACGATGAGGGAGAGGGGGATTAGAGAAGGTTTAATAGAGAGAGTAGAAGGCTTATTAAGAGAAACGAAGAGTAGAGTTAGGGTGGGGGAGGAGACGGGGGAAGAGTTTTGGACGGGGAGGGGGGTAAGGCAGGGTTGTCCACTGAGTCCGTTGTTGTTTAATCTATTGATTTCAGACTTAGAAGAGGTAATGGGGAGGGTCAAGTGGGGAGGGGTGAAGGTGGGAGATGTGAAGGTGTGTACGTTAGCATATGCGGATGACTTGGTGTTAATAGCGGAAGACGAGGATCAGATGAGAAGTATGTTGGAAAGGCTAGAAAGATACTTGGATGAAAAGAACTTAGTTTTAAATGCAGAGAAGTCGAAAATAGTGAGGTTTAGAAAGGGAGGAGGTAGGGAGAGTAGAAGAAATTGGTGGTGGAAAGGAAATAGGATAGAGGAGGTGAAAGAATTTTGCTATCTAGGGtatgtgtttcaaaaaaatgggGGGCAAGAAGCGCAGATAAGAGATAGGGTGAGAAGGGCGGCGGCAGTGATGGGTCAGGTTTGGGGGATTGGGAAGAGAAGGTACGGGGGAGATTGGGGAAGGAGGGTGTGGCTATTTGACAGGTTGGTATGGACGGTTATGGGATACGGAGTGGAAATTTGGGGTTGGAAGGAGAGAGACGGTTTAGAGAAGCTAGAGGAGAGGTATCTGAGATGGATGTTAGACTTGGATGGGCACACACCGGGTTATATGGTAAGAGAGGAGATACAAAGGGATAAATTGAGAGGGAAAGCGGGAAGAAGGGCGTGGAAATATGAAAGGAGGTTAGAAGAGGGCGGAGGTAGCGAGTTGGCAAGGATGTGTTTAGAAGAGATAAAGGAGAGGTGTAGGACAAAAAAAGTAGGGAGTGGCTGGGAAGGGGAAAGAAGAAGTTTTTGGGAGGACAGGGGAGGGAGTTTGGAAGAGTTAGGCgaggaaagagaggaggaTAGAGTAGAAGCGATATTTTGTAAGGAGAGAAAAATGCAGAGAGAGGAAAGATGGGAGAGAATTGTAGGTTCGGAATATAATAGGTGGTATAAAATGGTAAAGGAGGAGGGCGTACCAGGATACTTGAAAAAAGGGTGGGGAGAGAGCAGGTGGAGGAGAATTATAAGGTGTAGATTGGGTAACGAGATGAGAGGCAATAAATattgggaggaggaggagaagaaaaaatgCAGATTATGTGGAGGTGGCGTAGAGACATGGGAGCATGTATGGGAGGAGTGTAGAGATTGGGGTTTAGGCAGAGACAGTTGGCAGGAGGTGGTAGGAAGAATTTTAGGGGCAGatggagagggagagagttgGTTTAGGGATTtgatgagagagagggaggggataGAGAGAGGCGAAGATAGTATGAAGAGTGGAAAAATCGATAATTAATTGAAGGAAGGCAGAGGAAACGGAAGTCCACAGATAggcggtgtgtgtgtgtgcgtaggATAGGTTGTGGAGGCAGCAGCGGCTGCCAAAGCAACCAGGAATTAGATTTAAGATAGAAATAAGTTAGTCTAAGATAGAATAAGTATGTTGAGATTGTAAACCCCAAGGggattcaataaaattcattaattataacttaagGCTAAcgagaaaatatgtatatatatattttaatagtaagGTAGGTATAACCTGACTAGTACATAACCTAAGCAGGTAAGTAGCACTTTAACCTAAAACTTAACCTATGGACTTAAGCTAAAACTTGTttagataaacaaaaataaagggATTTTAGCGCGTCATAACAGGAGAACTAACGAAGGGTTTCTGGGGCCGGTGCGTGCCTCGTTGCTGCTCAGCATCCCCTGTTGGTCGGGCGTCGTCCTGGGCCTTCGGGTTGATGACTCCACCTGGATTCGGGTCGTCGGTCCTGCGCCTCTCGACCCGGATGACCGGATAGGCCCGGATGGCGTCCTTCTACTTGGATGGTCCCGCCTGAGGTTGCAACTGCTGGGTGCTTCCTATGGGCGGTCTCAAGGTTGTGACCGGATAATCGATAGGCACAAGTCGCGATCTGAACAAAGGAGAACTCACCAACCTCGTTTCGCAGGTCGCTACAATCGCCAGCCTCTTTATAACCTCCAAGAGGCAAGGTCTCGCCTTTCAGGTTCGTCGTTCTGCTCTGGAACGCTGGAAGCTCGTCGGTGTCGTGTCCGCCGAAAAAACAATCACCACCAATTGGATCGCCTTCGTGTGCCGTCGCAAAACACTCAACGCTTTGATCAATGTCTTACACTAATcacgttttattttgtttcaggTGCTGCCGTCACCGTTTGGATGTCCTCCCAGGTCGCCGTCGTCCCACGGGAATTTCGCCAggtaagtattatttttacaggttATTTTACCCGCGGTCTCGCTTTTTAATCAGGACTACTTTCTTTCAGATCACCAGGAATTCCTCGCGTCTCAGGAACAGTATCCAGGAAACGTCAGGTAAGTAAATAAACACAAGGTTTGTTTcgtattaacaaaataacaaataaaggTTTATTCAACTTTGGTTCTTGTATCACACAAATACCCGTCCGCGTGGCTTTTTCACAGACGTGTAATCGAGTCTCGCGTTTATCGAGAGCAACACCAATCACAACAGCCGTCCGCGACGCTTCTTCACAATCGAGTCGATGTGATTTAATTTCTCGGGTATTAATCAGGCCTACTCGCATTCagccaatttttatttgtaacgcGGACTTCGCTATTGCTCGTCAATCCGCGGAACTCGCGCTTGTTCCACTCGCCTACTCGCATTCGGCGGGAACTTTAACGATTTGGGTGTCTGAGATGTTTCCCATAAGGTGTTTCACGCGCAAAAGCTCTTGAGAGTTCTCGCGACGCGCTTTTATACTGGATCGGGGACGCTTTCCCTTCCAGTCGGTGTTTTGGCAATGGGGAGCGTGCCAGCGCGCTACCTGGTTGCGACGCCTTCGTTGCACCCCACCGCTGGTGTCTCTGCCAATCCGCGCGCGGCGTGTCTCTGAGTGTCTTATTCCCACCATGGCGCTGCCTTCGGGTGTCTTCTGTACTCCGAAAGTGCTCGAAAGTGCGTTGTAATGCACCTTATGATGTTCTGGTGGATTTTTGGGATTGCATTTAAAAGTGCAGATTTAACCATGGATTGCACTTAAAAGTGCAGTTTGCTTATTATCTAATTTAGCATCTAAATCacttaaaaaacttaatattcttataaaatagtgAAGTAAAGGCTGTAGACATACGATAACAGAAATGTGGCATTCAGCCTTAAGATTATTAAACCGatcaaacttatattatagcACACGAGCTGTGCTTCTAGCATTTTAGTAACTGAAGTAACTGAATATTCGTAGGAAGAAAAATGATTCTATGAGTAAACTGGTAagcaaacaattataataaaagcaaCTAAAAGAAATATGGTCATTAAGGTAAGTATCACCATGCAAGATAggtatatcataatatatatatatatatgaggtATCACACgtacaaatatttagataattctTAGGACGTAATGTTAACGCACTAAGACTTAAGATTATgctatataactttataatagttaatatgaaaaaacggaaaagtttgaactaaaattttatacgttagttattttaaaagagatCGCGTGCGCTGGTTTATCTGCCCGCTTctagttaaattaaagaaaaataacaagataaaattagagaaaatttGGAAATGATTTCGTGCGGGGCTGTCTTTTCCTACGCCTTCTCCTGCTCGAATTCGGATCGGGTCTCCTTTTGTCCCTTTGCCCCGTCGTTCGGCTGCCCTTGGGTACGCTGTAGGATCACACTGATAATACTTTTGCCCTCGAAGGTCCTTTTCTCTGTTTTCTCGGCCACGAATAGCTTGGCTACGCCCGACGTTTGCCCCGATGTTATTGCTGCTGCCGCTGCCGGTCCGGGGTGCTGGGCGCTGCTGGTGGCCGGTTTCAAGGTTAGATTATATGGAAATCCCATACTATGAGTTGCACTTTAATGGTGTTATCTTGTGTATTTCGTCGAGATAAACACGAATCTGGtgtccaatattttttattttgcttttggaattttttattaacaaaaaactgatttttaaacttttatttcgcTTGTAACTCCTAAAcggtaagagatagaggggtGGGGGTAAGGACCAATGTTGTCGTACTCGTCAATTTCTACAAGAATCCGCAATCGTTCTTCATCCATCTCGTTCCGTAACggctgtgaaaaaaaaatatggacgTAGATTTTAGTTGGTAACGTCGTTGGAGTATATTATAGTCCTCGCTAAGTTGTAGCTCCTGGTAAAATTTGGTTAGAATCGACAGGTAGGGagccgagatattaatttcaaagtttcttaaatatgaaaattttccaAGTTTCTAGTCTTATAAGTGGTTGGAAAAACCGGTCAAGTTACGACTATACCAGTCGATTCAGGATGTCGAGAAACGTGTTTTGGCACTACAAATTTTGGACcgatttttgcaatttttttgaaatttttctgttcTTATTGGTACAAGGGCTTTGAAAAATGTGTCAagttaaaactattttattcgATTCGCAAGGTTGAGAAGTTTGTTTTGGCACTACAAATTTGggacttttttaattttttgaaatttctgtaatcaaaagtaattttttttcaaaactatcTTCTGAGGGAAGGGAGGGGGGGTTAAAAATTGGCCAAAATAgggtacaaatttttttggtaattaaaaaaatggataatATTGCGTAAATTATTCACGATGTCTCTTGTAAATGTAGTTTTTGCAACGTATAGATgggaataaaatttgtaaagacGATCGGTGTAGATGGATTATGGATGTGATTGTAGTGCGAGGCGCGCGCGTTAGCGCGCGCGGCGAATTAAAATTTCCAAGCGTGCTCTGGTCAAGAAGGCCAACAGCGGGGTCCAGGGGGTGAAGCCCTTGCTGGGGGGTCGGGGGGGGGGCGAAGCTCCCCccggaaaaagaaaaacacaaaaataagaGACAAGTATAGtcattaataagtaataatattcgCTTGGTGTGATTGTCaacgttgaatttttgtaaaatggtAAATTTGAGACAATTTGAGGTACCACGAAGCGTGAAAGACGCGTTCAAGTTTACTCACTGacaaaaaatgagaaaaagaaaaaggaaaagtcgAGGACAAAATTGTGACGAACTCTTGTCATTCTGATGGCAAATGGGTGCGTGGGTGCCAAAAAAGTGTCGCGTAACGCAGAGACGTCGACGTGGTATACAAGTGGTAGTTGGGTATGTCGATGTTTTTGAGAAGCC
Proteins encoded in this window:
- the LOC118646929 gene encoding golgin subfamily A member 6-like protein 7, yielding MTDRARSDSCTSVDSMRGSKRVARSPAGKDGEEWDRKLRDWKEEIVSSLKIVKLEMKEELKEIMEEQGRKMREEINALKKEINDFKEREYRWERERKELVVAQEKLKRKIEKIEVGLDNAVGKKVREIERRLEMKEREDRRKNLLIKGVEVKEGNRKEAVEKVFREIGAEVTVKGVRRIGEGIKKGREMIWVKLESEEQRKEVGSRKKTLKGREERILEDWTWKERKMRWRLEKIAKVEEERGNRVWLGYGRIRIGDYWWKWDEEEEVLRNEKGELRIEEGREGNVGRL